One part of the Raphanus sativus cultivar WK10039 chromosome 7, ASM80110v3, whole genome shotgun sequence genome encodes these proteins:
- the LOC108830037 gene encoding uncharacterized protein LOC108830037 has translation MDQRTGDPRIYIVTLLFLSCIITGGVLLGVYLLQHDANPLFLEAGMLFVGIPWFFWFLAYLYSCLLKPCIVSLSQRVSRFDPEKGGEQEEEEKNNKSITEIAMSASEPVAAVEPPRDGEKHVQFGNVVVLGDEGRGGKAAEEEDVNERSTNKLIPDHMRMGDEDNQEHSGGDTDCDRTPLRLSVGNK, from the coding sequence ATGGATCAAAGAACAGGTGATCCAAGAATATACATCGTcactcttctctttctttcatGTATCATCACAGGAGGAGTCCTTCTCGGGGTTTACCTCCTCCAACACGATGCAAATCCTCTGTTTCTAGAAGCGGGTATGCTCTTCGTTGGCATCCCTTGGTTCTTCTGGTTCTTGGCTTACCTCTACTCCTGCCTCCTCAAGCCTTGCATCGTCTCCCTAAGCCAAAGAGTTTCTAGATTCGATCCGGAGAAAGGAGGggagcaggaggaggaggagaagaacaaTAAAAGCATCACGGAGATCGCCATGTCAGCTTCAGAACCCGTGGCTGCGGTGGAGCCGCCGAGGGATGGTGAGAAGCACGTGCAGTTCGGGAATGTTGTGGTTCTTGGAGATGAAGGAAGAGGAGGAAAAGCAGCAGAGGAGGAGGATGTAAATGAGAGAAGTACTAATAAACTGATTCCGGATCATATGAGGATGGGAGACGAAGATAATCAAGAACATAGTGGCGGTGATACGGATTGCGATAGAACTCCTTTGAGATTATCCGTGGGGAACAAATGA
- the LOC108830036 gene encoding BTB/POZ domain-containing protein At5g17580 — translation MSDLERTNTNENRNSKSELHINVKDVPFHLSKETIAKRSAVVSSLLERNKIDELQGILRDIEADPETFKLVAKFCYGYKVKFTSDNIVSVLCIACYLGMNEEHSTDNLLGKASSFLETRVLPCWNETVNALRSGDKSLEKLADFKLVDLFFDSLIEKASYDPRLLGESNKNNREEYRPNPRRRLFDNDWKSEDVITLPLRFYEPLMIRAMESRSIPAEYIVTSVCSYAKKWVFDAEEDSVSCKKREVVEAVERLLPHQRGIISCEFLFKTLKHSIWLEASSECRNGLGVRVSKQLDTAKPTDLKILTQGHGESYSFEDIQLVRAVVTSFYSNYTNEEEEEDGEEEVSRFFKVAKLLEEFLLLAASESSSSSSSSLKLEAFVALAEITVAISLGVLRYSDGIYRAIDVFLERHGDLTESEKMEACKVLDCKKLSRQGCDEAVKNQRLPLRIVVQVLSVSQRQIRDTVAKEIKGAEDKVAEEEIRIWSDEDEMEKMSEKLLGVEIEDHHQCVVHRWKKTKKVSVWRQVKRKFGCLTINSSSSTSADACTCDVKKKNKKKKIHHHYK, via the exons ATGTCAGATTTAGAAAGGACCAACACCAACGAGAACCG AAACTCCAAGTCAGAGCTTCACATCAACGTAAAGGATGTTCCATTTCATCTCTCCAAA GAAACTATTGCAAAGAGATCAGCGGTAGTGAGCTCATTACTCGAGAGAAACAAGATCGATGAGCTTCAAGGTATCCTACGAGACATAGAAGCTGATCCAGAAACCTTCAAGCTCGTTGCTAAGTTCTGTTACGGCTACAAAGTCAAGTTCACCTCTGACAACATCGTCTCTGTTCTCTGCATAGCCTGTTACTTAGGGATGAACGAAGAACACAGCACCGATAACTTGCTGGGAAAGGCGTCTAGCTTCTTGGAAACACGAGTTCTCCCCTGCTGGAACGAGACAGTGAATGCTCTTCGCTCAGGGGACAAGTCTCTCGAGAAGCTAGCGGATTTTAAACTCGTGGATCTCTTCTTCGATTCCCTTATCGAAAAAGCTTCCTACGATCCAAGACTCCTCGGTGAATCGAACAAGAACAACAGAGAGGAGTATAGACCTAACCCTAGGAGAAGACTGTTTGATAACGACTGGAAGTCTGAAGATGTGATCACTCTCCCGCTTCGGTTTTACGAGCCTCTGATGATCCGAGCTATGGAGTCACGCAGCATTCCTGCCGAATACATCGTCACATCTGTATGCAGCTACGCGAAGAAATGGGTTTTTGACGCGGAGGAAGATAGCGTGTCATGCAAGAAAAGAGAAGTGGTTGAAGCTGTCGAGAGGCTTTTGCCTCACCAGAGAGGGATCATCTCATGCGAGTTCTTGTTCAAGACGCTGAAACATTCGATATGGTTAGAAGCTAGCTCCGAGTGTAGAAACGGACTCGGTGTCAGAGTCAGCAAACAGCTCGACACGGCTAAACCAACGGATCTCAAGATTCTAACGCAAGGACACGGAGAGAGTTATAGTTTCGAAGACATTCAGCTCGTTAGAGCTGTGGTCACTAGCTTTTACTCAAACTACaccaacgaagaagaagaagaagacggtgAAGAAGAAGTTTCACGTTTCTTCAAAGTGGCGAAGCTCTTGGAAGAGTTTCTCCTCTTGGCTGCGAgcgagtcttcttcttcttcttcttcttctctgaagCTCGAGGCGTTTGTGGCGTTAGCGGAGATCACGGTGGCGATTTCGCTCGGCGTTTTGAGATACTCTGATGGGATATACAGAGCTATCGATGTTTTCTTGGAGAGGCATGGAGACTTGACTGAGTCTGAGAAGATGGAAGCTTGTAAGGTTCTTGACTGTAAGAAACTTTCTAGGCAAGGATGCGACGAAGCCGTGAAGAACCAGAGGCTTCCTCTTAGGATCGTTGTTCAGGTTTTGTCTGTTTCTCAGCGTCAGATAAGGGATACGGTGGCCAAAGAGATTAAGGGAGCGGAAGATAAAGTAGCGGAAGAAGAGATTAGGATTTGGAGCGATGAGGATGAGATGGAGAAGATGAGTGAAAAGCTGTTGGGTGTGGAGATTGAGGATCATCATCAATGTGTTGTTCATCGATGGAAGAAGACTAAGAAGGTAAGTGTGTGGAGACAAGTGAAGAGGAAGTTTGGTTGCTTGACTattaattcttcttcttcaacttcagCTGATGCTTGCACCTGTGatgtcaagaagaagaacaagaagaagaagattcatcatcactacaaataa
- the LOC108830040 gene encoding uncharacterized protein LOC108830040 isoform X2 yields MGAKYPSVVPCFGIHPWYVAERSPQWFETLKSLFETTPSAAVGEIGLDKGSKGREIDFSDQVGVFRQQLELAKELNKPASIHCVRAFGDLLEITKSVGPFPAGVILHSYLGSAEMVPEFAKLGAYFSFSGFLMSMSEKKAKKMLKAVPSDRILLETDSPDALPKSESGTLYFVEGDPSLPEEGNSSQDVESNASSGGGSMKLPKETLNHPANIHAVLEYVAKLLDVKNEELAELSYGNAVRLFSYSGSKLLLETGAADVSLHTQNHSTTPS; encoded by the exons ATGGGTGCGAAATACCCTTCTGTTGTTCCCTGCTTTGGTATCCATCCATG GTATGTAGCAGAGAGAAGTCCTCAATGGTTTGAGACGTTGAAGAGCTTGTTTGAGACCACTCCTAGTGCTGCTGTTGGAGAA ATTGGTTTGGACAAAGGGTCTAAAGGAAGGGAGATTGATTTCTCAGACCAGGTTGGAGTGTTTCGTCAACAGCTCGAACTTGCAAAGGAATTGAATAAACCTGCGTCGATCCACTGTGTCCGTGCGTTCGGTGATCTACTTGAGATAACAAA ATCTGTGGGGCCTTTTCCTGCTGGAGTCATCCTTCACTCCTACTTGGGCTCAGCTGAGATGGTTCCTGAGTTTGCTAAGCTCGGTGCATACTTCTCCTTCTCTGGCTTTCTCATGTCCATGAGTGAGAAGAAAGCTAAGAAGATGTTGAAAGCT GTTCCTTCTGATAGGATCTTATTAGAGACTGATTCGCCCGATGCGTTACCAAAGTCAGAGTCAGGGACTCTCTACTTTGTAGAAGGAGATCCTTCTCTGCCGGAAGAAGGAAACTCATCTCAGGATGTCGAGTCTAATGCTTCCAGTGGTGGTGGCTCCATGAAGTTGCCGAAGGAAACACTTAATCACCCTGCTAATATTCACGCC GTACTCGAGTATGTAGCAAAGTTGTTGGACGTGAAGAACGAAGAACTCGCGGAACTAAGCTATGGAAACGCTGTTCGGTTGTTCTCATACTCAGGTTCGAAGCTGCTTCTTGAGACAG gTGCTGCTGATGTCTCCCTTCACACTCAAAACCATTCCACAACACCGTCATGA
- the LOC108830040 gene encoding uncharacterized protein LOC108830040 isoform X1 produces the protein MKLFDAHCHLQDPRIISKAPQLISSAVASGVSAFAVNGVSEKDWNLVKEMGAKYPSVVPCFGIHPWYVAERSPQWFETLKSLFETTPSAAVGEIGLDKGSKGREIDFSDQVGVFRQQLELAKELNKPASIHCVRAFGDLLEITKSVGPFPAGVILHSYLGSAEMVPEFAKLGAYFSFSGFLMSMSEKKAKKMLKAVPSDRILLETDSPDALPKSESGTLYFVEGDPSLPEEGNSSQDVESNASSGGGSMKLPKETLNHPANIHAVLEYVAKLLDVKNEELAELSYGNAVRLFSYSGSKLLLETGAADVSLHTQNHSTTPS, from the exons ATGAAACTGTTCGACGCGCACTGTCACCTTCAAGACCCCAGGATCATCAGCAAAGCTCCTCAGCTCATCTCCTCCGCTGTAGCTTCCGGCGTCTCTGCCTTCGCCGTCAATGGAGTCTCCGAG AAAGATTGGAACTTGGTCAAAGAGATGGGTGCGAAATACCCTTCTGTTGTTCCCTGCTTTGGTATCCATCCATG GTATGTAGCAGAGAGAAGTCCTCAATGGTTTGAGACGTTGAAGAGCTTGTTTGAGACCACTCCTAGTGCTGCTGTTGGAGAA ATTGGTTTGGACAAAGGGTCTAAAGGAAGGGAGATTGATTTCTCAGACCAGGTTGGAGTGTTTCGTCAACAGCTCGAACTTGCAAAGGAATTGAATAAACCTGCGTCGATCCACTGTGTCCGTGCGTTCGGTGATCTACTTGAGATAACAAA ATCTGTGGGGCCTTTTCCTGCTGGAGTCATCCTTCACTCCTACTTGGGCTCAGCTGAGATGGTTCCTGAGTTTGCTAAGCTCGGTGCATACTTCTCCTTCTCTGGCTTTCTCATGTCCATGAGTGAGAAGAAAGCTAAGAAGATGTTGAAAGCT GTTCCTTCTGATAGGATCTTATTAGAGACTGATTCGCCCGATGCGTTACCAAAGTCAGAGTCAGGGACTCTCTACTTTGTAGAAGGAGATCCTTCTCTGCCGGAAGAAGGAAACTCATCTCAGGATGTCGAGTCTAATGCTTCCAGTGGTGGTGGCTCCATGAAGTTGCCGAAGGAAACACTTAATCACCCTGCTAATATTCACGCC GTACTCGAGTATGTAGCAAAGTTGTTGGACGTGAAGAACGAAGAACTCGCGGAACTAAGCTATGGAAACGCTGTTCGGTTGTTCTCATACTCAGGTTCGAAGCTGCTTCTTGAGACAG gTGCTGCTGATGTCTCCCTTCACACTCAAAACCATTCCACAACACCGTCATGA
- the LOC108818275 gene encoding protein BOLA4, chloroplastic/mitochondrial produces MANTLMATTRPLALLSSTRSTLHLLFKSPKRPFSSFLSSPAAGSSSSRRVSAVLSRGETTTPSSIYGHGVFRASGFGVANIRSRDFSTRSSQINDAGSIDQTLMQSMEQKIKEQLNAESVSVKDMSGDGRHVCINVVSSAFEGQSAVNRQRMVYKAIWEELQNVVHAVDQMTTKTPSEV; encoded by the exons ATGGCGAACACTTTAATGGCGACAACTCGTCCACTAGCTCTCCTCTCCTCTACAAGATCGACACTTCATCTCCTTTTCAAATCCCCGAAGAGACCCTTCTCTTCGTTTCTGTCATCTCCCGCCGCGGGAAGCTCTAGTTCGAGACGCGTAAGCGCCGTTTTGTCTCGTGGAGAAACTACCACGCCGTCGTCTATTTACGGCCACGGAGTTTTCAGGGCTTCTGGGTTTGGTGTTGCTAATATTCGCAGCCGTGATTTCAGTACAAGATCCTCTCAGATCAACGATGCTGGTTCGATTGATCAAACTCTTATGCAATCCATGGAGCAAAAG ATCAAAGAACAATTGAATGCAGAGTCGGTTTCTGTCAAGGATATGTCTGGAGATGGTCGCCACGTTTG CATCAATGTCGTATCATCCGCTTTTGAGGGACAATCTGCAGTTAACAGACAGAGGATGGTCTACAAGGCCATTTGGGAGGAGCTTCAGAACGTAGTTCATGCCGTTGATCAGATGACGACAAAGACTCCTTCCGAAGTTTGA
- the LOC108818274 gene encoding peroxisome biogenesis protein 19-2: MAHDTHTDDLDELLDSALDDFKDLNLTQKSEEVKKEDGGKEEMESSSLPSGVQGLGMGLPDMRTKKKGKNKVAKEDHVTEALDKLREQTRETVKGLESLSSKQLQPPGSSSDDAMVEDWIKQFEDLTGSQDLESIVDTMMQQLLSKDILHEPMKEIGARYPKWLEEHESSLSKEDFERYSRQYELIKELNSVYEDEPNNSTKIMEIMQKMQECGQPPSDIVQEMDPGFDFASLGQMSPDMLESSPNCRVM, encoded by the exons ATGGCCCACGACACTCACACCGATGACTTAGACGAGCTTCTCGACA GCGCCTTGGATGATTTCAAGGATCTCAATCTTACACAAAA AAGTGAAGAGGTGAAGAAAGAAGATGGTGGAAAAGAAGAGATGGAGTCGTCATCATTGCCTAGTGGGGTTCAAGGCCTTGGAATGGGTTTACCAGACATGAGGACCAAGAAGAAAGGAAAGAACAAGGTTGCCAAAGAGGACCATGTTACCGAGGCTCTTGATAAACTCAGGGAACAAACTAGAGAAACCGTTAAAGGCCTCGAGTCCTTGTCTTCCAAGCAGCTGCAGCCTCCTGGTTCTTCTTCTGATGATGCTATGGTTGAAGATTGGATCAAACAATTCGAGGATCTTACTGGATCTCAG gATTTGGAGTCGATAGTGGACACGATGATGCAACAGCTGTTGTCCAAGGATATTCTCCACGAACCAATGAAAGAGATCGGGGCGAGATACCCGAAATGGCTGGAAGAGCATGAAAGCAGTCTAAGCAAAGAAGATTTCGAACGTTATTCACGCCAGTATGAACTGATCAAAGAGCTCAACTCGGTGTACGAGGACGAACCAAACAATTCGACCAAGATTATGGAGATTATGCAGAAGATGCAAGAGTGTGGACAACCGCCGAGCGATATTGTGCAAGAGATGGATCCTGGCTTTGATTTCGCTAGTCTAGGACAAAT GTCCCCGGATATGCTTGAGTCTTCACCAAATTGTCGTGTGATGTGA
- the LOC108815846 gene encoding maltose excess protein 1, chloroplastic yields MEAKTIAMSLPSNRLLILPTSPRSSFVSTSRFSRLPLKRACIGVDSFRGSALTRCNPIVSNRRRLVPVRAIDSEGSPGLEKVKEYEEWDSWTAKFSGGANIPFLMLQLPQIILNAQNLLAGNNTALSAVPWLGMLTGLLGNLSLLSYFVKKKEKEAAVVQTLGVISTYVVLAQLTVAGAMPMQYFVATSAVVTVGIILNALFYFGKLSTTLWRLWEDFITVGGLSVLPQVMWSTFVPLVPNSILPGTTAFVIAVAAVFMSRTGKLPEEGVKFVESLSGWTATLMFMWMPVSQMWTNFLSPDNLKGLSPITMLLSMLGNGLMLPRALFIRDLMWFTGSIWATLFYGYGNILCLYLSNCTSKSFFAASTIGLISWIGLALWRDSAAHGHNSPFRSLKELVFGS; encoded by the exons ATGGAAGCTAAAACCATCGCAATGTCTCTCCCTAGTAACCGCCTCCTGATTCTCCCGACTTCTCCTCGCTCTTCCTTCGTCTCTACATCTCGGTTCTCCCGCCTCCCACTGAAGCGTGCTTGTATAGGCGTCGATAGCTTCCGAGGATCGGCTCTTACTCGGTGCAATCCAATTGTTTCGAATCGCCGCCGACTCGTCCCTGTTCGTGCAATTGACTCGGAA GGATCTCCAGGTTTagagaaggttaaggagtacgAAGAATGGGATTCATGGACGGCCAAGTTCTCCGGGGGAGCGAATATTCCGTTTCTGATGCTGCAGTTGCCACAGATCATCCTCAATGCCCAGAATCTTTTGGCGGGAAACAACACCGCCCTCTCCGCCGTCCCGTGGCTG GGGATGTTGACTGGTTTGTTAGGGAACCTGTCGTTGCTTTCATATTTCgtaaagaagaaggaaaaagaaGCAGCTGTGGTGCAAACACTCGGTGTCATCTCCACTTACGTTGTCCTTGCGCAGCTCACAGTGGCTGGAGCTATGCCTATGCAGTACTTTGTTGCTACTTCGGCCGTTGTCACGGTTGGTATTATATTGAACGCTTTGTTCTATTTCGGTAAGCTAAGTACGACTCTGTGGCGATTGTGGGAGGACTTTATCACTGTCGGTGGACTCTCCGTTCTTCCTCAA GTCATGTGGTCAACTTTTGTCCCTCTTGTACCAAACAGTATCTTGCCTGGGACTACTGCTTTTGTGATTGCTGTAGCCGCTGTATTTATG TCTCGAACGGGGAAACTCCCAGAGGAAGGTGTTAAGTTTGTCGAGTCTTTATCTGGATGGACAGCGACACTTATGTTCATGTGGATGCCAGTTTCCCAAATG TGGACTAATTTCCTAAGTCCAGACAACCTAAAAGGCTTATCACCAATCACAATGTTGCTTTCGATGCTGGGGAACGGGCTTATGCTGCCTAGAGCATTATTTATCCGTGACTTGATGTG GTTCACTGGTTCAATATGGGCAACTCTCTTTTATGGATATGGAAACATTCTGTGCTTATACCT GTCTAACTGCACCAGCAAGTCATTCTTTGCAGCATCCACAATTGGTTTGATCTCATGGATAG GACTTGCTTTATGGAGAGATTCAGCAGCTCATGGTCACAACTCGCCGTTTAGATCACTGAAGGAACTGGTTTTTGGATCATAA
- the LOC108814436 gene encoding uncharacterized protein LOC108814436 encodes MEETKPLVGNHPQQQQQQQQQQQQQQQQLLYQHQLQQRQQQMLLLQQLQKQQQQQAAMSRFPSNIDVHLRPPGSIQTRPIVPPQQQNPNPSPSLGQPTPNLQQQQQQQQQQQVAASQQMMQQQQQQQQQKLMRPLNHIELQFAYQDAWRVCHPDFKRPFSSLEDACERLLPYHVVADYEAEEDDRILDSDPTGQALSRSQQWDNNIAAKVAEFTATFEKQALAFNIITRKRAMGEFRSEERLMVEQALLQEERKALLELKAEMDREKAGREAQEAKLRMAALAQAGQSQSHAEIMARNPLRANAVGNQGSNIQLSHEMGEQGRGMNPDEMMNGWGNSSQREEKEPSEDFLNDEENENGETGEQENWREAGEFDLNSR; translated from the exons ATGGAGGAGACGAAGCCATTGGTAGGGAATCATCCCCAGcaacaacagcagcagcagcaacaacaacagcaacagcaACAGCAGCTCCTCTATCAACACCAGTTACAACAGAGACAGCAACAGATGCTTCTATTACAGCAGTTGCAgaaacagcaacaacaacaagccGCCATGTCTAGATTCCCTTCCAACATCGACGTCCATCTGCGACCTCCAGGCTCAATCCAAACCCGACCAATTGTCCCCCCTCAGCAGCAGAACCCTAATCCAAGCCCTAGCTTGGGACAGCCTACACCGAATcttcagcagcagcagcagcaacagcagcaacaacagGTTGCAGCGAGTCAGCAGAtgatgcaacaacaacaacaacagcagcagcagaaATTGATGCGTCCGTTGAATCACATCGAGCTTCAATTCGCGTATCAGGACGCGTGGCGTGTCTGCCACCCTGATTTCAAACGACCTTTCTCTTCCCTCGAAGACGCTTGCGAAAG GTTATTGCCTTATCACGTCGTAGCAGACTACGAAGCAGAAGAGGACGATAGAATCCTTGATTCAGACCCAACAGGCCAGGCCCTTTCCCGCTCTCAGCAGTGGGACAACAACATCGCCGCCAAAGTCGCCGAGTTCACCGCAACCTTTGAGAAACAAGCCCTTGCTTTCAACATAATCACTCGGAAGCGAGCGATGGGAGAGTTCAGATCCGAGGAAAGGCTTATGGTGGAGCAGGCTCTGCTGCAAGAGGAGAGGAAGGCGTTGCTCGAGCTGAAAGCGGAGATGGATAGGGAGAAGGCTGGCAGGGAGGCTCAGGAGGCTAAGCTGCGTATGGCGGCTTTGGCTCAGGCTGGACAGTCGCAGTCACATGCCGAGATAATGGCACGTAACCCGTTGAGGGCTAACGCGGTTGGGAATCAGGGGAGTAATATTCAGCTGAGTCACGAGATGGGAGAGCAGGGACGTGGCATGAACCCTGATGAGATGATGAATGGGTGGGGAAACAGTAGTCAGAGAGAGGAGAAGGAGCCTTCGGAAGATTTCTTGAATGATGAGGAGAATGAGAACGGAGAGACGGGTGAGCAAGAGAACTGGCGTGAAGCAGGGGAGTTCGATTTGAACAGCCGCTAA
- the LOC108830042 gene encoding glycosyl hydrolase 5 family protein, which yields MANIIFHLTFLLSLLLSSISLTLATDYPLYTKSRWIVNKRGHRVKLACANWPSHLKPVVAEGLSSQPMDSISKKIKEMGFNCVRLTWPLELMINDTLAFNVTVKQSFERYGLDHELQGIYTHNPSIINTPLINVFQAVVYSLGRNDVMVILDNHKTVPGWCCSNDDPDAFFGDPKFDPDLWMLGLKKMATVFMNVNNVVGMSLRNELRGYNHTAKDWYTYMQKGAEAVHASNPNVLVILSGLDFDADLTFLKDRPVNLSFKKKLVLELHWYAFTNGTGQWKSHNVNDFCSQIFAKEHRTGGFLLDQGFPLFLSEFGTDQRGGDFEGNRYMSCMLAWAAEKDIDWAVWALTGVYYFREGKRGIVEAYGMLDANWHHVHNHTYLQRLSVIQPPHKGPGIKHNHHNKIFHPLTGLCLVRKSPCYESELTLGPCTKGEPWSYSHGDMLEIKGGHKSCVEGETSVGRSVKLGKKCTKIKRISATKMHLSFKNKDGLLVCLDVDSDNNVVANQCKCLTGDISCEPASQWFKIF from the exons ATGGCAAACATAATCTTTCACTTAACTTTCCTTTTGTCCTTGCTATTGTCATCAATATCCCTAACCCTAGCAACAGATTATCCACTCTACACAAAGTCACGATGGATAGTCAACAAGAGAGGCCACCGCGTGAAGCTAGCATGCGCGAATTGGCCTTCACACCTTAAGCCAGTGGTGGCCGAGGGGCTGAGCAGCCAGCCAATGGATTCAATATCGAAGAAGATAAAAGAAATGGGCTTCAACTGTGTTAGGCTCACTTGGCCACTTGAGCTAATGATTAATGACACCCTAGCCTTTAATGTTACCGTTAAACAATCATTTGAGAGATATGGGTTGGATCATGAGCTTCAAGGGATTTACACTCACAATCCATCCATTATCAATACTCCTCTTATCAATGTATTCCAG GCCGTCGTGTATAGTCTAGGGAGAAACGATGTGATGGTGATACTTGATAACCACAAGACCGTGCCGGGTTGGTGTTGCAGCAACGATGACCCGGACGCGTTCTTTGGCGACCCAAAATTCGATCCGGATCTATGGATGCTGGGTCTTAAGAAGATGGCCACAGTTTTTATGAACGTGAATAACGTTGTTGGTATGAGCTTGCGGAATGAACTTAGAGGTTATAATCATACTGCAAAAGATTGGTACAC GTACATGCAAAAAGGAGCAGAAGCAGTGCATGCATCAAACCCTAACGTTCTGGTCATACTCTCCGGGCTTGACTTCGACGCTGACCTAACTTTCTTAAAAGATCGTCCAGTGAATCTTAGCTTTAAGAAAAAACTTGTTTTGGAGCTTCATTGGTATGCTTTTACCAATGGCACAGGTCAATGGAAATCACACAATGTTAACGATTTTTGCAGCCAAATCTTCGCTAAGGAGCATCGTACCGGAGGTTTCCTTCTCGATCAAGGCTTTCCTTTGTTCTTGAGCGAGTTCGGAACCGATCAAAGAGGTGGTGATTTTGAAGGAAATAG GTACATGAGTTGTATGCTGGCATGGGCGGCCGAGAAAGATATCGATTGGGCAGTTTGGGCGCTTACGGGAGTTTATTATTTCCGTGAAGGCAAACGTGGTATAGTTGAAGCTTACGGTATGCTAGATGCAAATTGGCACCATGTTCATAACCATACTTATCTCCAGAGGCTCTCGGTTATTCAACCACCACATAAAG GACCCGGTATAAAGCACAATCATcacaataaaatatttcatcCGTTAACCGGACTATGTCTAGTAAGAAAATCACCGTGCTATGAGTCAGAGCTCACGTTGGGTCCATGCACAAAGGGAGAACCGTGGAGTTATTCTCATGGAGACATGCTTGAAATCAAAGGAGGTCACAAATCTTGTGTAGAAGGCGAAACATCAGTTGGGAGAAGCGTGAAACTCGGCAAGaagtgcacaaagattaagcGAATATCGGCCACAAAAATGCATTTGTCGTTCAAGAATAAGGATGGTTTGTTGGTATGCTTAGACGTGGATTCGGATAACAATGTTGTTGCTAACCAATGCAAGTGTTTGACTGGAGATATTAGTTGTGAACCTGCAAGCCAATGGTTTAAAATCTTCTGA